A single genomic interval of Asinibacterium sp. OR53 harbors:
- a CDS encoding peptidylprolyl isomerase, producing the protein MLKPVLLKGIFTCSLLLSCLWPKAQVPDQALLHLRAPDTFKARFTTTKGAFVIEVYRNWSPLGADRLYQLIRSSFYNNSVLFRVQRNYVIQFGINNNPQVNRFWDAHKIPDEPAKFNNKKAVISFARDGANNRATQLFINMADNHKLDTISRNGVKGYTPVARVIKGMEVVASFYDAYGRTTLAHQDSVYLHGNQYFYQHFPGLDKIIVATILE; encoded by the coding sequence ATGCTTAAACCGGTTTTGCTGAAGGGTATATTCACCTGCTCGCTGCTGCTTTCCTGTTTGTGGCCGAAAGCGCAGGTGCCCGATCAGGCCCTACTTCATTTAAGAGCGCCCGATACTTTCAAAGCCCGGTTCACTACCACCAAAGGCGCATTCGTAATTGAAGTTTACCGCAATTGGTCGCCCTTGGGTGCCGACCGACTGTACCAACTCATCAGATCGAGTTTTTACAACAATTCCGTTCTGTTCAGGGTACAGCGTAATTACGTGATCCAGTTTGGGATAAACAACAATCCCCAAGTGAACCGGTTTTGGGATGCACACAAAATACCCGATGAACCCGCGAAATTCAACAATAAGAAAGCAGTGATCTCTTTTGCCCGCGATGGCGCTAATAACCGGGCCACGCAGCTCTTCATCAATATGGCCGACAACCACAAACTGGATACCATTTCTCGCAACGGGGTAAAAGGATATACACCCGTAGCCAGGGTTATAAAAGGAATGGAAGTGGTGGCATCTTTTTATGACGCTTATGGAAGAACCACGCTCGCACACCAGGATTCTGTTTATCTTCACGGCAATCAATACTTCTATCAACATTTCCCGGGATTGGATAAAATCATTGTTGCCACCATTCTCGAATGA
- a CDS encoding phosphoadenylyl-sulfate reductase produces the protein MSHSTSDALASLQHSINGKSIADAVETLIAAYPGAVTFSTSFSNEDQVITDHIAKNHLPVSFFTLDTGRLFPETYSTWSRTLEHYSISIKAYYPNAGELETFIESNGPNAFYDSVELRSRCCFIRKVAPLKRALQGNAVWITGLRAEHSPNRQDLQSLEWDEGNGIIKFHPLLHWSTEEVSNYVQQAAIPYNPLHDKGFVSIGCAPCTRAIRPGEDFRAGRWWWEDSSKKECGLHTH, from the coding sequence ATGTCACATTCAACAAGTGATGCATTGGCTTCCCTGCAACATAGTATCAATGGCAAAAGCATAGCAGACGCTGTGGAAACGCTCATTGCCGCCTACCCGGGCGCTGTGACTTTTTCCACCAGCTTCAGCAATGAAGACCAGGTTATCACAGATCATATTGCGAAGAACCACCTGCCCGTTTCATTTTTCACACTCGATACGGGCCGTCTTTTTCCTGAAACATACAGTACCTGGAGCAGGACGCTGGAGCATTATTCCATCAGCATCAAAGCCTATTATCCCAATGCGGGTGAACTGGAGACTTTCATTGAATCGAATGGCCCCAACGCTTTCTACGACTCTGTAGAGCTCCGTTCCCGCTGCTGCTTTATTCGCAAAGTGGCCCCCCTGAAAAGAGCCTTACAAGGTAATGCCGTATGGATCACCGGTCTGCGTGCAGAACATTCGCCCAATAGGCAAGACTTGCAATCGCTGGAATGGGATGAAGGCAACGGAATCATCAAATTTCACCCGCTGTTACATTGGAGCACCGAAGAGGTCAGCAACTATGTACAGCAAGCGGCCATCCCATACAATCCTTTACACGATAAAGGTTTCGTGAGCATCGGCTGTGCGCCCTGTACCAGGGCCATCCGCCCCGGCGAAGATTTCAGGGCCGGCAGGTGGTGGTGGGAAGACAGCAGTAAAAAAGAGTGCGGATTACATACACATTAA
- a CDS encoding nucleoid-associated protein, giving the protein MTAIDSVVLEQAVVHQLGNPTRGEELKLSANPLSLNDPIVRGLLTRYFLHPFNEEEQYRFTHISNLELNEMYHYVSALFDKPASFMEQSALMAHFLYTKSTHANVKQGELYVTRFSQVPFGTEYVEAVGIFKSETKEPFLKVFPHGKSFEVAAEDGISINKLDKGCLVFRQNREEGYIVCVVDNTNKQNEARYWVNDFLQVTRNTNSYHHTDTALGMCKLFIHNEMAEKFEVSKSDQIDMLNRSMDYFKTKDEFRMDEFAREVLHHDEVIESFHQYKNVYESARQVAIEEEFPIHLSAVKKQQRFFKSVLKLDKNFHIYIHGRKDLIEQGYDEMVGKRFYKLYFDEES; this is encoded by the coding sequence ATGACAGCAATCGACAGCGTAGTACTGGAACAGGCCGTGGTGCACCAATTGGGCAATCCTACAAGGGGGGAGGAACTGAAACTTTCTGCCAACCCGCTTTCACTGAACGATCCCATTGTAAGGGGCCTGCTTACCAGGTATTTCCTGCATCCGTTCAACGAAGAAGAACAATACCGCTTCACCCATATCAGCAACCTGGAACTGAACGAGATGTATCATTATGTGTCGGCACTCTTTGACAAGCCCGCCAGCTTCATGGAACAAAGCGCCCTGATGGCTCATTTTCTGTATACCAAAAGCACCCATGCCAATGTGAAGCAGGGTGAATTGTATGTAACAAGGTTCTCACAAGTGCCATTCGGAACGGAGTATGTGGAAGCTGTTGGGATTTTCAAAAGCGAAACCAAAGAACCTTTCCTGAAAGTATTCCCGCATGGCAAAAGCTTCGAAGTGGCGGCAGAGGACGGCATCAGCATCAATAAACTAGATAAAGGTTGTCTTGTATTTCGTCAGAACCGGGAAGAAGGGTATATTGTATGCGTAGTAGACAATACCAATAAACAGAACGAAGCCCGCTATTGGGTAAACGATTTCCTGCAGGTAACCCGCAATACCAACAGTTATCATCATACCGATACCGCATTGGGTATGTGTAAGCTTTTCATCCATAATGAAATGGCCGAAAAGTTCGAAGTGTCGAAAAGCGATCAGATAGATATGCTCAACCGGAGCATGGATTACTTCAAAACAAAGGACGAATTCAGGATGGATGAATTTGCCCGGGAAGTATTGCACCACGATGAAGTGATCGAAAGCTTTCACCAATACAAAAACGTTTATGAATCTGCCAGGCAGGTAGCAATAGAAGAGGAATTTCCCATCCACCTGTCTGCCGTAAAAAAACAACAACGTTTTTTCAAGAGTGTACTGAAGCTGGATAAGAATTTTCATATTTATATACATGGCAGAAAAGATTTAATAGAACAGGGCTATGATGAAATGGTAGGGAAGCGGTTCTATAAATTGTATTTCGACGAAGAGTCGTGA
- a CDS encoding DUF3820 family protein: protein MMSTDPLQPNPDVLLELVRMKMPFGKYKDRLLCDLPISYLEWFQQKGFPKGKLGELLQTLYVIKLNGLEYLLKPLR, encoded by the coding sequence ATGATGAGCACCGATCCGTTACAGCCTAATCCCGATGTCCTGCTTGAACTGGTGCGGATGAAAATGCCCTTTGGCAAATACAAGGACAGGCTGCTTTGCGATTTGCCGATCAGCTACCTTGAATGGTTCCAGCAAAAGGGATTTCCCAAGGGAAAGTTGGGAGAGCTATTGCAAACACTGTATGTGATCAAACTCAACGGATTGGAATACCTGCTGAAACCCCTGCGCTAG
- the pnuC gene encoding nicotinamide riboside transporter PnuC, translating to MTNVFNQFIDGLQQTGALEFIAVFAGIASVWFSRKENILVYPVGLINTTIYVYLSVKGHLLGEASVNFYYTVMSIYGWMLWARKDQQNKETLLHITYSSARNWIEQLLFFVVFYVAIFGALTWLKKAFAPEAIPWADAFASATAYTGMWLMAKKKVESWIWWIATNIASIPLYFIKGYVFTSVQFLVLLVLAIAGLIEWRRKALVVTNHD from the coding sequence ATGACGAATGTTTTCAACCAATTTATCGACGGATTGCAACAAACAGGCGCGCTTGAATTCATAGCCGTATTCGCAGGTATTGCCAGCGTATGGTTCAGCCGTAAAGAAAACATACTCGTGTACCCGGTAGGGCTCATCAACACTACCATTTATGTTTACCTGAGTGTAAAAGGCCACTTACTGGGTGAAGCCAGCGTGAATTTTTACTATACGGTGATGAGTATTTACGGGTGGATGCTCTGGGCTAGGAAAGACCAGCAGAACAAAGAAACTTTATTGCACATTACTTACAGCAGTGCACGCAACTGGATAGAACAACTGTTGTTCTTCGTGGTTTTTTATGTGGCGATCTTCGGCGCACTCACCTGGCTCAAAAAAGCGTTTGCTCCCGAAGCCATTCCCTGGGCCGATGCTTTCGCCAGCGCTACGGCTTATACCGGTATGTGGCTGATGGCCAAGAAAAAAGTAGAAAGCTGGATCTGGTGGATCGCAACAAATATCGCTTCCATTCCGTTATATTTCATCAAAGGGTACGTTTTCACCAGCGTGCAGTTCCTGGTATTGCTGGTGTTGGCAATAGCAGGACTCATTGAATGGAGAAGAAAAGCGCTCGTCGTTACAAATCATGATTAA
- a CDS encoding AAA family ATPase — MIKKVVVIGPESTGKSTLCELLAQHYNTEWCPEFAREYLLTHGKEYQFDDLLTIAKGQLALEDEYFSLVKQQWSSTADKHWVKRNSLTASPHAPSLFIDTDMYVMKVWCEYVFGKCHQFILDEIVWRKYDLYLLCNVDLPWVKDELREYPDEQPRQELYRIYKDLLINQRVPWIEISGDYDLRVQTAIDAVERWVH; from the coding sequence ATGATTAAAAAAGTTGTTGTCATTGGGCCGGAGTCAACCGGCAAAAGCACTTTGTGCGAGTTGCTGGCACAGCATTACAATACCGAATGGTGCCCTGAATTTGCGAGGGAATACCTGTTAACACATGGTAAGGAATATCAATTCGATGACCTGCTGACCATTGCAAAAGGACAGCTTGCGCTGGAAGACGAATATTTTTCACTGGTAAAGCAACAGTGGTCATCAACGGCAGACAAGCATTGGGTCAAGCGCAATTCGTTGACTGCTTCGCCTCATGCGCCCTCTCTGTTTATAGATACGGATATGTATGTGATGAAAGTATGGTGCGAATATGTTTTCGGAAAATGCCACCAGTTCATTCTGGACGAGATCGTTTGGCGCAAATACGATCTGTATCTTTTGTGCAACGTGGATCTGCCCTGGGTAAAAGATGAATTGCGGGAATATCCGGATGAACAACCGCGGCAGGAACTCTATCGCATTTACAAAGACCTGCTCATTAACCAACGAGTTCCCTGGATTGAGATTAGCGGCGATTATGATCTGCGTGTACAAACAGCTATTGATGCTGTTGAACGATGGGTCCATTAA
- a CDS encoding ATP-dependent helicase, with product MQDYLKGLNEPQLEAVTHINGPLMIVAGAGSGKTKVLTTRIAHLMAHGIDSFNILALTFTNKAAAEMKERVEKILGNTEARNLYIGTFHSVFARLLRAEAHRLGYPANFTIYDTDDSRSVIKTVVNELNLDDKHYKPNIVGSRISAAKNALMTPAEYALDHFIQQEDMRANRPAIAQIYAAYASRCFKNGAMDFDDLLLKMYEVLKHFPDALHKYQHKFKYIMIDEYQDTNPVQYQIAKLLAAVHENICVVGDDAQSIYSFRGATIENILQFQKDYDDVKVVKLEQNYRSSKNIIHVANEVIRNNKGQIPKNLWTDNAEGDKIRLVRTMTDNDEGRFVADTIQEQKLRNHYLNRDFAILYRTNAQSRSFEESLRRMGIPYRIYGGLSFYQRKEIKDFLAYLRVIINTKDEEALKRIINYPVRGIGKTTIEKCVIIANEQNIPMFDVLTRAAEFGFKAGTLEALQNFVTMIRYFQSLLAEKNAYDVAVQVGKHTNIVKELFNDKTTEGLARYENIQELLNSIKEWIESPANEDGEVGNKSLGAYLQQITLLTDADDDKENSDVVKLMTIHAAKGLEFGCVFVAGVEESLFPSGMAINTREELEEERRLFYVAVTRAKQRLWLTYANSRYRFGQLVQNEPSRFIDEMPEQYIDKSYAGGGARNSTGFDQRFGGFGAAPARKAPASRQPSKPEYLPPAPPNKVVEHKPSIDFVASDVSALQAGQEVEHQKFGFGKVVAIEGSNHNPIATIQFQLNGEKKIMLNYAKLRIVE from the coding sequence ATGCAAGATTATCTGAAAGGACTGAATGAGCCCCAGTTGGAAGCGGTAACGCATATCAACGGGCCGCTGATGATTGTGGCCGGAGCAGGGAGTGGAAAAACAAAAGTGCTGACTACCCGTATCGCGCATCTCATGGCCCATGGTATTGATTCGTTTAACATACTGGCACTGACCTTTACCAACAAGGCAGCAGCCGAAATGAAAGAAAGGGTTGAAAAAATACTGGGTAATACAGAAGCACGTAATCTTTATATAGGCACTTTCCACAGCGTTTTTGCCCGTTTGCTGCGGGCCGAAGCGCATCGCCTCGGCTATCCGGCCAATTTCACCATTTACGATACCGACGATAGCCGGTCGGTGATTAAAACAGTGGTCAATGAACTGAACCTTGACGATAAACATTATAAGCCCAATATTGTAGGCAGCCGCATTTCAGCTGCCAAGAATGCGTTGATGACTCCGGCTGAATATGCACTCGATCATTTTATACAACAGGAAGACATGCGCGCCAACCGGCCCGCCATTGCGCAGATCTATGCTGCTTACGCCAGCCGCTGTTTCAAGAACGGCGCCATGGATTTCGATGACCTGCTGTTGAAAATGTATGAAGTGCTTAAACATTTTCCGGACGCACTGCATAAATACCAGCACAAGTTTAAATACATCATGATCGATGAGTACCAGGATACCAACCCTGTCCAGTACCAGATAGCCAAATTACTGGCCGCCGTGCACGAGAACATTTGCGTGGTGGGCGATGATGCACAAAGTATTTACAGTTTCCGCGGCGCTACTATTGAGAACATTCTCCAGTTTCAGAAAGATTATGATGATGTGAAAGTGGTGAAGTTGGAACAGAATTACCGCAGCAGCAAGAACATCATCCATGTTGCCAATGAAGTGATCAGGAATAACAAAGGGCAGATTCCCAAAAACCTGTGGACAGATAATGCCGAAGGCGACAAGATCAGACTGGTGCGTACCATGACCGATAACGACGAAGGACGGTTTGTGGCAGATACTATTCAGGAACAAAAGCTGCGCAATCATTACCTCAACCGGGATTTTGCCATCCTCTATCGCACCAACGCACAAAGCCGTTCTTTTGAAGAAAGCCTGCGGCGGATGGGTATACCCTATCGCATCTATGGAGGACTGAGTTTCTACCAGCGCAAAGAGATCAAAGATTTCCTGGCTTACCTGCGTGTGATCATCAATACAAAAGATGAAGAAGCGCTCAAACGCATCATCAATTACCCGGTAAGGGGCATTGGTAAAACCACGATTGAAAAATGCGTGATCATTGCCAATGAACAGAATATTCCCATGTTCGATGTGCTTACCCGCGCTGCAGAATTTGGTTTTAAAGCAGGCACATTGGAAGCGTTGCAGAATTTCGTTACCATGATCCGTTATTTTCAGAGCCTCTTAGCTGAAAAGAACGCTTACGATGTAGCGGTGCAGGTAGGCAAGCATACCAATATTGTAAAAGAACTCTTCAACGACAAGACCACAGAAGGATTGGCCCGTTATGAGAACATCCAGGAATTGCTGAACTCTATCAAGGAATGGATCGAAAGTCCGGCTAATGAAGATGGAGAAGTAGGCAATAAATCGCTGGGTGCTTACCTCCAGCAAATCACTTTACTCACCGATGCCGATGACGATAAAGAAAATAGCGATGTGGTAAAACTGATGACTATACATGCTGCAAAGGGACTTGAATTCGGATGCGTATTTGTGGCCGGTGTGGAAGAAAGTCTTTTCCCCAGTGGCATGGCCATCAATACCCGGGAAGAACTCGAAGAAGAACGCCGGCTTTTTTATGTGGCGGTAACCCGTGCCAAGCAACGGTTGTGGCTAACGTATGCCAATTCGCGCTACCGTTTTGGACAGTTGGTACAAAATGAGCCGAGCCGGTTCATTGATGAAATGCCCGAGCAGTATATCGATAAAAGCTATGCCGGTGGTGGTGCGCGGAACAGTACCGGATTTGATCAGCGGTTTGGCGGATTTGGCGCCGCGCCTGCCAGGAAAGCTCCGGCGAGCAGACAACCAAGTAAGCCCGAATACCTGCCGCCTGCGCCACCGAATAAAGTAGTGGAACACAAACCTTCGATAGATTTTGTGGCAAGCGATGTTTCGGCATTGCAAGCGGGGCAAGAAGTAGAGCACCAGAAATTCGGGTTCGGCAAGGTCGTTGCAATAGAAGGTTCTAATCATAATCCCATTGCCACTATTCAGTTTCAGCTGAATGGAGAAAAAAAGATCATGCTCAATTATGCAAAACTCAGGATTGTGGAGTAA
- the mtgA gene encoding monofunctional biosynthetic peptidoglycan transglycosylase translates to MAKKKSSRLGKIGRWIRRALLIMFLSSLVYIILCKWIMPPITITQAANAFGYGLKRDYVSWNDISYNIKLAAIASEDQTYPDHSGFDWDAIEKSLRPKKKGKKTRIPLGGGASTITQQVAKNVFLWQGGGIDRFIRKVPELYFTKMIEWIWGKQRILEVYLNVIEMGPGIFGVEAASRAYFGKGARNLSRAEAAMIIACLPNPKRFSVQPMSRRVAWRYPQIVQQMHNIEDDPDIQAIIR, encoded by the coding sequence ATGGCAAAGAAAAAATCTTCCCGCTTGGGAAAAATAGGACGATGGATCAGGAGAGCGTTGCTCATTATGTTTCTCTCTTCACTGGTCTACATCATTCTCTGCAAATGGATCATGCCGCCCATTACAATTACACAGGCAGCAAATGCTTTCGGTTACGGCTTGAAACGCGATTATGTATCCTGGAACGATATCTCTTATAATATAAAGCTTGCGGCCATTGCCAGTGAAGACCAGACTTACCCCGATCATAGCGGGTTCGATTGGGATGCCATTGAAAAAAGTCTGCGCCCCAAAAAGAAAGGGAAAAAAACCAGGATTCCTTTGGGAGGCGGCGCCAGCACTATTACCCAGCAGGTAGCCAAGAATGTTTTTCTATGGCAGGGGGGTGGCATCGACCGCTTTATTCGCAAAGTGCCGGAACTTTATTTTACCAAAATGATCGAATGGATCTGGGGTAAGCAACGCATATTGGAAGTATACCTGAATGTGATTGAAATGGGACCGGGCATTTTTGGAGTGGAAGCCGCATCCCGAGCCTATTTTGGAAAGGGTGCCCGTAATCTTTCCCGCGCAGAAGCGGCCATGATCATCGCCTGTCTGCCCAACCCCAAAAGGTTCAGCGTACAACCGATGAGCCGTCGCGTGGCATGGCGTTATCCGCAGATCGTTCAGCAAATGCACAATATTGAAGATGATCCCGACATACAGGCCATCATCCGTTAA
- a CDS encoding response regulator transcription factor gives MENTKIKVIICDQHLIFRSGLKNILSDIENVQIVGEATSVEQLITTALLSAPDLILLDIGMPGINSEMLMKQLEKLIPDCKVVGLAVNGHENSLWEMITAGAAGYILKSASQEEIEEVVGTVQEPYPSHYRPASDKKALVAAMQRSNRKAYDVFFTDREKEIINLICKEYTSKQIAQTLFLSKRTVEGHRTRIMCKMGVKSIAGMISYAYRRGLCRLMLTSVVIYWPGWYSCSLCCDISSL, from the coding sequence ATGGAAAACACTAAAATCAAAGTGATAATCTGTGACCAACACCTCATTTTCAGATCGGGACTTAAAAACATCCTCTCCGATATTGAAAACGTGCAAATTGTTGGTGAAGCTACCAGTGTGGAACAGTTGATCACGACCGCCCTTTTATCTGCCCCCGATCTGATCCTATTGGATATTGGCATGCCGGGTATCAACAGTGAAATGTTGATGAAACAACTGGAAAAACTCATTCCCGATTGTAAAGTAGTGGGCCTGGCTGTTAACGGACACGAAAACAGTTTATGGGAAATGATCACGGCTGGTGCAGCCGGTTATATACTCAAAAGCGCCAGCCAGGAAGAGATCGAAGAAGTGGTGGGTACTGTACAGGAACCCTACCCGTCTCATTACAGACCGGCATCTGATAAAAAGGCATTGGTTGCTGCCATGCAGCGCAGCAACCGCAAAGCCTATGATGTTTTTTTTACCGACAGGGAAAAAGAAATCATCAACCTCATTTGTAAAGAATATACAAGCAAGCAGATAGCACAAACGCTTTTCTTGAGTAAAAGAACTGTGGAAGGTCACCGCACCCGTATCATGTGCAAGATGGGGGTAAAGAGCATCGCCGGCATGATCTCTTATGCTTATCGAAGAGGGCTTTGCAGGCTTATGTTAACAAGCGTTGTTATTTACTGGCCGGGATGGTATTCCTGTTCCTTGTGCTGCGATATATCTTCCTTATAG
- a CDS encoding penicillin acylase family protein, whose product MKQLLLFLLLAPVAGIAQNFSAKEINRWEAQAHKVTIIRDTWGIPHIYGKTDADAVFGLLYAQCEEDFGKVERNYLEVLGRQAEADGENKLNYDLQMRLIEDSADAIRDYERSPEWFKKLLNAFADGINYYLYKHPEVHPLVLKRFEPWFHLMFTDGSVSATRTGGIGLDEIGSFYINKEAAKATGWNHSYDETELRGSNGFAIAPSRSATKNALLYINPHVPFYFRTEVHMISEEGLNAYGAVTWGQMFVYQGFNEHCGWMHTTSYADVADLYEEKVTRQNNQWVYAYEEKQKPVRTKKILLHYKKETAMVAVPVEAFYTHHGPVIGSRNGKWLSLKENNRSLNALIQSWVSTKANGFEQFKKAMMLLSNTTNNTVYADDKGNIAYWHGDFVPVRDPKLDWTLPVDGTKSSNEWKGTHPLDEIVHLYNPASGWIQNCNSTPFTAAGESSPDKTKYPAYMAPDGQNARALNAMRLLKDAGQLTLDDLIKIGYNRYMSAFDILLPALFQAYDASTDQNIKQQLKEPIELLKAWNKTADEHSVATTLAVDWATGVGLLLPKARTQEEASNALGRFQEMVNHTTAQQKLEVLIQTLKNLEQTFGDWRQPWGNINRYQRLAGNQFDDKQPSLPSSLASSRWGTLPAFESRSAANTKKRYGVSGNSFIAAVEFGKKLRAKTIITGGQSSQAGYPHFTDQAAMFLTGRFKDVFFYKEDISQHKEQEYHPGQ is encoded by the coding sequence ATGAAACAATTGCTGCTTTTTTTGTTATTAGCTCCTGTTGCCGGTATTGCACAAAATTTCTCCGCAAAAGAGATAAACCGGTGGGAAGCCCAGGCGCATAAAGTAACCATCATCCGGGATACCTGGGGCATCCCTCATATTTATGGAAAAACAGATGCCGATGCCGTATTCGGTTTATTGTATGCCCAGTGCGAAGAGGATTTTGGAAAGGTGGAACGCAATTACCTGGAAGTATTGGGCCGTCAGGCCGAAGCAGATGGAGAAAATAAGCTCAACTATGACCTGCAGATGCGCCTGATAGAAGACAGTGCCGATGCTATCAGGGATTATGAACGCAGTCCCGAATGGTTTAAAAAACTGCTCAATGCTTTTGCCGACGGCATTAATTATTATCTGTACAAACATCCGGAAGTACATCCATTGGTTTTGAAACGCTTCGAACCCTGGTTTCACCTCATGTTCACCGATGGCAGCGTATCGGCTACCAGAACAGGCGGCATAGGGCTGGATGAGATCGGAAGTTTTTATATCAACAAAGAGGCAGCTAAGGCCACGGGATGGAACCACTCCTACGATGAAACAGAGCTTCGCGGATCCAATGGTTTTGCCATCGCCCCTTCGCGTAGTGCCACCAAGAACGCGTTGTTGTATATCAATCCGCATGTTCCTTTCTATTTCAGAACTGAAGTACATATGATAAGTGAAGAGGGGTTGAATGCTTATGGGGCGGTTACATGGGGACAAATGTTCGTGTACCAGGGATTCAATGAGCATTGCGGATGGATGCATACCACCAGCTATGCAGATGTTGCCGATCTGTATGAAGAAAAAGTAACCCGGCAGAATAACCAATGGGTATATGCGTATGAAGAAAAACAAAAACCGGTAAGAACAAAGAAGATCTTGCTTCATTATAAAAAAGAAACAGCAATGGTAGCGGTTCCTGTAGAAGCTTTTTACACCCATCACGGACCTGTGATAGGAAGCCGTAACGGGAAATGGCTGAGCCTTAAAGAAAATAACCGTTCGCTGAATGCCCTCATCCAGTCATGGGTGAGTACCAAGGCCAATGGTTTTGAACAGTTCAAAAAGGCCATGATGTTGTTATCCAATACAACCAATAATACGGTGTATGCCGATGACAAGGGAAATATTGCTTACTGGCATGGCGATTTTGTTCCGGTAAGAGATCCCAAACTTGACTGGACCTTACCGGTAGATGGCACGAAATCTTCGAATGAATGGAAGGGCACACACCCGCTCGACGAGATCGTTCATCTCTACAATCCTGCCAGTGGATGGATACAGAATTGCAACTCCACTCCTTTCACTGCAGCCGGCGAGAGCAGTCCGGATAAAACCAAATATCCCGCTTACATGGCCCCCGATGGCCAGAATGCCCGGGCGCTCAATGCCATGCGCCTGTTAAAGGATGCCGGCCAGCTAACGCTCGACGACCTGATAAAAATCGGGTACAACCGCTATATGTCGGCCTTTGATATTTTATTGCCTGCATTGTTCCAGGCTTATGACGCATCAACGGATCAAAACATCAAACAACAATTGAAAGAACCTATAGAATTGCTGAAAGCCTGGAATAAAACCGCCGATGAACATTCGGTGGCTACTACACTGGCGGTTGACTGGGCAACAGGAGTTGGCCTCTTGCTACCCAAAGCCAGAACGCAGGAAGAAGCCAGTAATGCCCTGGGTCGATTCCAGGAAATGGTGAACCATACAACGGCACAGCAAAAACTGGAAGTATTGATCCAAACATTGAAGAACCTGGAACAAACATTTGGCGACTGGCGGCAGCCCTGGGGTAATATCAACCGATACCAACGGCTCGCCGGTAATCAGTTCGATGATAAGCAGCCGAGCCTGCCTTCTTCACTGGCTTCCTCGCGCTGGGGCACCTTGCCTGCTTTCGAAAGCCGCAGTGCTGCCAATACAAAAAAGCGATACGGGGTATCGGGCAATAGTTTCATTGCCGCAGTTGAGTTCGGCAAGAAGCTACGCGCGAAAACCATTATCACCGGAGGCCAAAGTTCGCAGGCCGGCTACCCACATTTTACCGATCAGGCAGCAATGTTCCTGACCGGCCGGTTCAAAGATGTTTTTTTCTATAAGGAAGATATATCGCAGCACAAGGAACAGGAATACCATCCCGGCCAGTAA
- a CDS encoding LysE family translocator: MIAPLIKGLILGVILSISVGPVIFAIIKQSINNGHKAGYFFVAGVSASDILLVLVCNFFTSLFTTALNHRTFIAVAGSAFLVAVGIYTLFFKKVHTDESNNIVDKKFRKRDLLAIFFSGFFMNILNPAVFIFWFAWTAAILADSQTAVHPIEYRTIVFGTCLAFVLFSDLLKVMLAGKLRPKLTPGNLHLINKISGLILIGFGIALCWGILTYGNKIG; the protein is encoded by the coding sequence ATGATTGCTCCGCTTATCAAGGGTTTGATTTTAGGTGTGATATTGAGTATTTCGGTAGGGCCGGTGATCTTTGCCATCATCAAACAAAGCATCAACAACGGTCACAAAGCCGGGTATTTTTTTGTGGCAGGCGTATCGGCCAGTGATATTTTACTGGTATTGGTCTGCAATTTTTTTACTTCCCTCTTCACTACCGCACTCAACCACCGTACTTTCATTGCAGTGGCGGGAAGCGCTTTCCTGGTAGCAGTAGGCATTTACACGCTTTTCTTCAAAAAAGTACATACGGATGAAAGTAATAATATCGTTGATAAAAAATTCAGGAAACGCGATCTGCTGGCCATCTTTTTTTCCGGCTTTTTCATGAACATCCTGAACCCGGCGGTATTCATTTTCTGGTTTGCCTGGACAGCAGCCATCCTGGCCGATTCGCAAACGGCGGTCCATCCCATAGAATACAGGACCATTGTGTTCGGCACCTGCCTGGCATTCGTACTGTTTTCCGATCTGCTCAAAGTGATGCTGGCCGGTAAGTTGAGGCCCAAGCTCACTCCGGGCAATCTTCATCTCATCAATAAAATATCCGGACTGATCCTCATCGGTTTTGGCATTGCACTTTGCTGGGGTATATTGACCTATGGAAATAAAATAGGATAG